The following proteins are encoded in a genomic region of Thermococcus pacificus:
- a CDS encoding glycerophosphodiester phosphodiesterase family protein: protein MTSWESDRVLVLGHRGYSAKYPENSLLAFRKTIEASADGIELDVWLSKDGRVVIMHDETIDRTSNMTGRQKDMTLEELKKADIGMGERIPTLEEVFEVLPDNALLNIELKDRDAAGEVARIVKENNPGRVLISSFDVDALREYRKFDGKTRMGLLIDREDVVPLIPKLKDELNLWSINIPIEAIPLLGLEKTVQAVKWARSLGLKVVLWTEKDDLFYLNDNLAKLTGLFEVVIVNDVERMSNYLRKLGLR, encoded by the coding sequence ATGACGAGCTGGGAATCAGATAGAGTGCTCGTTCTCGGCCATAGGGGCTACTCCGCGAAGTACCCTGAGAACAGTCTCCTTGCCTTCCGAAAGACCATCGAGGCCAGCGCCGATGGGATCGAGCTCGACGTCTGGCTCAGTAAGGACGGAAGAGTTGTCATAATGCACGACGAGACTATTGACAGGACGAGCAACATGACTGGGAGACAGAAGGACATGACGCTTGAGGAGCTCAAGAAGGCTGATATAGGCATGGGGGAGAGGATTCCGACGCTGGAGGAGGTCTTTGAGGTCCTGCCCGATAATGCCCTACTCAACATCGAGCTCAAGGACAGGGATGCCGCCGGCGAGGTTGCAAGAATAGTAAAGGAGAACAACCCAGGGAGGGTCTTGATTTCCTCCTTTGACGTTGATGCACTCAGGGAGTACCGGAAGTTTGACGGGAAAACAAGGATGGGCCTGCTGATAGACAGGGAGGATGTCGTTCCACTCATCCCGAAGCTTAAGGATGAACTGAACCTGTGGTCAATTAACATCCCAATAGAGGCTATACCCCTCCTCGGTCTTGAAAAAACAGTTCAGGCGGTTAAATGGGCCCGCTCCCTCGGCCTCAAAGTCGTTCTTTGGACGGAAAAGGACGACCTCTTTTACCTCAACGACAACCTCGCAAAGCTTACGGGACTCTTCGAGGTGGTCATAGTCAACGACGTTGAGAGAATGAGCAATTACCTCAGGAAGCTCGGGCTGAGGTAA
- the glpK gene encoding glycerol kinase GlpK, which produces MERYILSLDEGTTSARAIIFDRESDIPGIGQYEFPQHYPRPGWVEHNPEEIWEAQMRAIKTAIERAKIEPNQIAAIGVTNQRETTIVWDRSGRPLYNAIVWQCRRTAEMVEEIKREYGNIIKEKTGLVPDAYFSASKLKWLFDNVPGLREKAEKGEVLFGTVDTFLIYRLTGEHVTDYSNASRTMLFNIRRLEWDDELLEIFDIPESVFPEVRESSEVYGYTKKELLGAEIPVSGDAGDQQAALFGQAAFETGMVKATYGTGSFILANTGKMVRYSENLLTTIAWGLNGKVSYALEGSIFVTGAAVQWLRDGIKIIKSAAETEELAAKLESNEGVYFVPAFVGLGAPYWDQFARGLIIGITRSTGREHFARATLEAIAYLTRDVVEEMEKLVGIKELRVDGGATANDFLMQFQADILNRRVIRPVVKETTALGAAYLAGLAVDYWSGLDEIKSLWKAERVFEPKMDEETRERLYRGWKEAVKRAMSWAKVVDQ; this is translated from the coding sequence ATGGAGCGCTACATACTCTCACTTGACGAGGGGACAACCTCGGCGAGGGCAATAATCTTCGACAGGGAGAGCGACATACCCGGCATCGGCCAGTACGAATTTCCGCAGCACTACCCGAGGCCCGGCTGGGTGGAGCACAATCCGGAAGAGATATGGGAAGCTCAGATGAGGGCTATAAAAACCGCCATTGAGCGCGCTAAAATCGAGCCGAACCAGATAGCCGCCATTGGAGTAACCAACCAGCGCGAGACGACGATTGTGTGGGACAGAAGTGGAAGGCCGCTCTACAACGCGATAGTCTGGCAGTGCAGGAGAACGGCTGAAATGGTCGAGGAGATAAAGCGGGAGTACGGAAACATCATCAAGGAGAAGACCGGCCTTGTGCCGGATGCTTACTTCTCGGCGAGCAAGCTCAAGTGGCTCTTCGACAACGTGCCCGGTCTGAGGGAGAAGGCTGAAAAGGGCGAAGTCCTCTTCGGGACGGTGGATACCTTCCTCATCTACCGCCTCACGGGTGAGCACGTTACAGATTACTCCAACGCCTCGAGGACGATGCTCTTCAACATCAGAAGGCTGGAGTGGGATGATGAACTGCTCGAGATATTCGACATCCCAGAGAGCGTTTTTCCTGAAGTCAGGGAGTCGAGCGAGGTCTATGGCTACACCAAGAAAGAACTCCTCGGTGCAGAAATCCCGGTCAGCGGAGACGCCGGTGACCAGCAGGCGGCCCTTTTTGGTCAGGCGGCCTTTGAAACCGGAATGGTGAAGGCCACCTACGGGACTGGAAGCTTTATCCTGGCTAACACGGGCAAGATGGTTCGCTACTCGGAGAACCTGCTCACCACTATCGCATGGGGCCTCAACGGGAAGGTCAGCTACGCCCTTGAGGGGAGCATATTCGTGACGGGAGCGGCAGTTCAGTGGCTCCGCGATGGGATAAAGATCATCAAGAGTGCCGCCGAGACGGAGGAACTCGCGGCTAAGCTGGAGAGCAATGAGGGAGTTTACTTCGTGCCGGCCTTCGTTGGTCTCGGTGCGCCTTACTGGGACCAGTTCGCGCGCGGTCTGATAATAGGGATAACGCGCAGTACCGGCAGGGAGCACTTCGCGAGGGCAACCTTAGAGGCCATAGCATACCTCACGCGTGATGTGGTGGAAGAAATGGAGAAGCTCGTTGGAATCAAGGAGCTCCGCGTTGACGGGGGAGCGACTGCAAATGACTTCTTAATGCAGTTCCAGGCAGACATCTTGAACAGAAGGGTCATCAGACCCGTCGTGAAGGAGACCACCGCCCTCGGGGCGGCCTACTTAGCTGGCCTTGCCGTCGACTACTGGAGCGGCCTCGACGAGATAAAGAGCCTCTGGAAGGCTGAGAGGGTCTTTGAACCCAAGATGGACGAAGAAACCAGGGAGAGGCTCTACCGCGGCTGGAAAGAGGCAGTGAAGAGGGCGATGAGCTGGGCAAAGGTCGTTGACCAGTAA
- a CDS encoding NAD(P)/FAD-dependent oxidoreductase, whose translation MKTKVAIIGAGISGASIARVLSKYENLEVHLIEKAPDVGWGVSKANTALIHGGYDDDPDKYPIRAKLCIKGNRLWHQWVKELQIPHVWNGALIVALQEEDFDELEKLLERGRRNGVPEMRIIGKEELFHLEPGLTREAIGALWVPIVGQIGPIPAVIALVENAVANGVKTHLETEVRGIKVENGEVKGVETNNGFIEADIVINAAGLHADEIARMAGIDYFEIHPRKGEYFLFDDTIPGPRRVLFPTPTPISKGIVVTTEISGHLMIGPNAQDLPPEEKDNLATTREGLEEVWEGAKKLWPQLPPRSKVIRTFAGLRPEPTGGDFIIKAEEEVWGFINVAGIRSPGLTSAPAIAYEVAEIIQRDLGIKLVEKEKWNPYRREITHFFMLPPEKANEMVKKNPAYGKIVCRCNNVSEGDILEAIERMKFIGVRTPSVDSVKFRTKATTGTCQGSFCRPKIVQLLAREYGVEPWNVTLKGKGSEIGIGDVKALLRRDEA comes from the coding sequence ATGAAGACTAAGGTAGCCATCATAGGCGCCGGAATAAGCGGTGCGAGCATAGCGCGCGTCCTGAGCAAATACGAGAACCTGGAAGTTCACTTAATAGAAAAAGCTCCCGACGTGGGCTGGGGCGTGAGCAAAGCGAACACGGCTTTAATCCACGGGGGTTATGACGACGACCCGGATAAGTACCCCATTAGGGCAAAGCTCTGTATAAAAGGTAATCGGCTCTGGCACCAGTGGGTTAAGGAACTCCAGATTCCCCACGTCTGGAATGGGGCGCTTATAGTTGCTCTGCAAGAGGAGGACTTCGACGAACTGGAGAAGCTTCTGGAGCGCGGAAGGAGGAACGGCGTGCCGGAGATGAGGATAATCGGGAAGGAAGAGCTCTTTCACCTTGAGCCTGGGCTCACAAGGGAAGCTATCGGTGCCCTCTGGGTTCCCATAGTCGGCCAGATAGGGCCAATTCCAGCGGTTATAGCGCTCGTTGAGAACGCCGTTGCAAACGGAGTAAAGACTCACCTTGAAACCGAGGTCAGGGGAATAAAAGTCGAGAACGGCGAGGTTAAAGGAGTTGAGACCAACAACGGCTTCATAGAGGCTGACATAGTCATCAACGCGGCCGGTCTCCACGCGGACGAGATAGCGAGGATGGCCGGGATAGACTACTTTGAGATTCACCCGAGGAAAGGCGAGTACTTCCTCTTCGATGACACAATTCCCGGGCCGAGGAGGGTTCTCTTCCCGACGCCTACGCCAATAAGCAAGGGAATCGTCGTTACGACCGAGATAAGCGGGCACCTTATGATAGGGCCGAACGCGCAGGATTTACCTCCAGAGGAGAAAGACAACCTCGCCACAACGAGGGAAGGACTTGAGGAGGTCTGGGAAGGGGCAAAGAAGCTCTGGCCACAGTTACCCCCAAGGAGCAAAGTTATTAGGACCTTCGCCGGCCTGAGGCCCGAGCCAACCGGTGGGGACTTCATAATCAAAGCCGAGGAAGAAGTCTGGGGCTTCATAAACGTCGCTGGAATACGCTCACCCGGTTTGACAAGCGCTCCGGCAATAGCCTACGAGGTCGCGGAGATAATCCAGCGCGACCTTGGAATCAAGCTCGTGGAGAAAGAGAAGTGGAACCCCTACAGAAGGGAAATCACACACTTCTTCATGCTCCCGCCGGAGAAGGCCAACGAGATGGTGAAGAAGAACCCTGCCTACGGAAAGATAGTCTGCAGGTGCAACAACGTGAGCGAGGGTGACATCCTTGAGGCGATAGAGAGAATGAAGTTCATAGGGGTTAGGACGCCAAGCGTAGATTCCGTCAAGTTCAGGACGAAAGCCACCACCGGAACCTGCCAGGGAAGCTTCTGCAGGCCGAAGATAGTCCAGCTCTTGGCTAGAGAATACGGCGTCGAGCCCTGGAATGTGACTCTGAAGGGTAAGGGAAGCGAGATTGGAATAGGCGACGTTAAGGCCCTCCTCAGGAGGGATGAGGCATGA
- a CDS encoding NAD(P)/FAD-dependent oxidoreductase, whose amino-acid sequence MEPFPEIPMLSYDVLVIGGGPAGMAAAVRARELGLKVLLLDENDYLGGILPQCIHPGFGLHYFREELTGPEFAARLAKKLIELGVEYRTSARVLEIKNYSDLEKVVIFTSPSGVYQVWTKAVIYAAGARERHAFEIGIVGDRVSGIYTAGEAQTLMDIYGILPGKEIVIVGSGDVGLIMARRFALEGAKVKAVVELMPYPGGLARNVMILKDFNIPLYLGHKVVEVRGKGRVQRVKVVKVDENLNEVPGSEFWIEADTLVISAGLVPAVKNLKKIGVEIDPATGGPVVNDRLETSVPGIFVAGNSLVINDLVDYVAEQGELAAEGAKEFIDNGGIESRKWVKVEKGSNVRLVVPHYLSGERDVYLYLRVAKPMEDVELGIPEIGKRLKLPVVKPAEMIRVKLKAEEIQNADGKLTVEVVKA is encoded by the coding sequence ATGGAGCCTTTCCCGGAAATCCCGATGCTCAGCTACGACGTCCTCGTCATCGGCGGCGGGCCCGCTGGAATGGCCGCAGCTGTCAGAGCCAGGGAGCTTGGCCTGAAGGTTCTCCTGCTCGACGAGAACGACTATCTGGGCGGAATACTTCCCCAGTGCATCCACCCCGGCTTTGGGCTACACTACTTCAGGGAAGAGCTGACCGGACCGGAGTTCGCGGCAAGGCTTGCGAAGAAGCTGATAGAGCTTGGAGTGGAGTACAGAACCTCCGCCAGGGTTCTTGAGATAAAGAACTACTCCGACCTGGAGAAGGTTGTAATCTTCACATCTCCAAGCGGTGTCTACCAGGTCTGGACGAAGGCTGTAATCTACGCGGCTGGAGCAAGGGAAAGGCACGCCTTCGAGATAGGCATCGTGGGCGATAGGGTTTCGGGCATCTACACGGCCGGAGAGGCCCAGACGCTCATGGACATCTACGGCATTCTTCCAGGCAAGGAGATAGTCATAGTCGGTTCTGGCGACGTCGGCCTCATCATGGCGCGCCGCTTTGCCCTTGAGGGGGCCAAGGTGAAGGCCGTTGTGGAGCTTATGCCCTATCCCGGCGGTTTGGCGAGAAACGTCATGATACTCAAGGACTTCAACATTCCCCTCTATCTGGGGCACAAGGTCGTTGAGGTGCGCGGAAAGGGCCGCGTTCAGCGCGTTAAGGTGGTCAAGGTTGATGAGAACCTCAACGAAGTGCCTGGAAGCGAGTTCTGGATAGAGGCCGACACGCTCGTGATTTCGGCGGGTTTGGTTCCGGCGGTGAAAAATCTGAAGAAGATCGGCGTCGAGATAGACCCCGCAACGGGTGGTCCTGTGGTCAACGATAGGCTTGAGACAAGCGTTCCCGGAATATTCGTGGCCGGGAATTCGCTGGTAATCAACGACCTCGTGGACTACGTTGCAGAGCAGGGTGAGCTTGCCGCCGAAGGGGCTAAAGAGTTCATAGACAACGGTGGAATCGAGAGCAGGAAGTGGGTGAAAGTGGAGAAAGGCTCCAACGTTCGCCTCGTAGTTCCACACTACCTGAGCGGGGAGAGGGACGTCTACCTATATCTCCGCGTCGCAAAACCGATGGAGGACGTTGAGCTGGGGATTCCTGAGATAGGCAAGAGGCTCAAGCTCCCGGTGGTCAAGCCGGCCGAGATGATAAGGGTCAAGCTGAAGGCGGAGGAGATTCAGAATGCCGACGGAAAGCTAACCGTGGAGGTGGTTAAGGCATGA
- a CDS encoding DUF1667 domain-containing protein, giving the protein MTTYRFTCIVCPLGCAIEVDVEDGKVLEVKGHTCPRGKEWAVQEVTNPKRVVMSVVPVEGGALPTVSVKTAEPVPKEKIPELMQFLAGIKVKAPVKIGDVVAEWEGIKIVATRGA; this is encoded by the coding sequence ATGACCACCTACCGCTTTACCTGCATCGTCTGCCCCCTGGGCTGTGCCATTGAGGTTGATGTTGAAGACGGAAAAGTCCTCGAGGTCAAGGGGCACACCTGCCCGCGCGGTAAGGAGTGGGCGGTTCAGGAGGTCACGAATCCCAAGAGGGTCGTTATGAGCGTAGTCCCCGTGGAAGGAGGCGCCCTTCCAACGGTGAGCGTGAAAACGGCAGAGCCGGTTCCGAAGGAGAAGATACCCGAATTGATGCAGTTCCTCGCCGGGATAAAGGTAAAGGCACCGGTGAAGATAGGGGACGTTGTTGCCGAGTGGGAAGGAATAAAAATAGTGGCTACGAGGGGCGCTTAG
- a CDS encoding PrsW family intramembrane metalloprotease, producing the protein MNALDALIFFAYAPALAILWYLYHADRYEPEPRRYVIGTFILGGTLSVGIAYILEGVLTVGGMIKPLLPATAFYVALVAGLVEEPSKALAIRWPYKRGQMDGIMDGLVYGAAAGLGFAATENFMYGLGWGLGVTITRAFLTPFAHATWSAIIGVGYGLKAEGKINSVGHYFLLAIFLHFIWDYYAFLSASVPAYNIVLIVLIGVNLAILRYFMIAGLAEDRSRLLYYWFRRGV; encoded by the coding sequence GTGAACGCTCTCGATGCCCTCATATTCTTCGCCTACGCTCCGGCGCTGGCAATACTGTGGTACTTGTATCACGCGGACAGGTACGAACCTGAACCGAGGAGATACGTCATAGGCACCTTCATCCTAGGGGGAACGCTCTCCGTTGGAATAGCCTACATCCTGGAGGGCGTTTTGACCGTCGGAGGGATGATAAAGCCACTCCTGCCTGCGACTGCATTCTACGTTGCGCTCGTTGCTGGACTCGTGGAGGAACCTTCGAAGGCCCTCGCAATAAGGTGGCCCTACAAGAGGGGCCAGATGGACGGGATTATGGACGGCCTTGTCTACGGCGCCGCGGCAGGCCTCGGTTTCGCCGCCACCGAGAACTTCATGTACGGTCTCGGCTGGGGCCTTGGAGTTACCATCACGCGTGCCTTCCTCACGCCATTCGCCCATGCAACCTGGAGCGCGATAATCGGCGTCGGCTACGGCCTGAAGGCGGAAGGAAAGATAAACTCCGTCGGACACTACTTCCTGCTGGCGATCTTCCTCCACTTCATCTGGGACTACTACGCCTTCCTGAGTGCCAGTGTCCCGGCATACAACATCGTCCTGATAGTTCTCATCGGGGTCAATCTGGCCATACTGAGGTACTTTATGATAGCCGGCCTCGCAGAGGACAGGTCAAGGCTCCTTTACTACTGGTTCAGGAGGGGTGTTTGA
- a CDS encoding metallophosphoesterase produces MKPRPLPGKALRLGRTIVIADLHLGYEVSMAREGFYLPRVFHEVVESLRTILEKEKPKRLVIDGDLKHSFVPEWREREELKAFVEEVSPLVSELVLVRGNHDVGTIWLRELGVEVVDELEVGCWKLVHGHKLVEGERFIIGHEHPAIRLRDEVGALVKVPAFLFGEDLIVLPAFSPWAYGNDVLREIVSPFLRAYDVSRVRVLVPLDDELLDFGELGKLSRVLGSLGG; encoded by the coding sequence ATGAAACCCCGACCCCTCCCCGGAAAGGCCCTCAGGCTGGGAAGAACCATCGTCATAGCAGACCTTCACCTCGGCTACGAGGTCAGCATGGCAAGGGAGGGCTTCTATCTTCCGAGGGTCTTCCACGAGGTCGTTGAGAGCCTTCGAACAATCCTTGAGAAGGAGAAGCCGAAGCGCCTCGTCATAGACGGCGACCTGAAGCACTCCTTCGTCCCGGAGTGGCGAGAGAGGGAAGAGCTAAAGGCCTTCGTGGAGGAGGTTTCCCCACTGGTCAGTGAACTGGTTCTTGTCAGGGGCAACCACGACGTTGGAACCATCTGGCTCAGGGAGCTCGGCGTTGAGGTGGTCGATGAGCTTGAGGTTGGATGCTGGAAGCTCGTCCATGGCCATAAACTTGTGGAGGGTGAGCGCTTCATAATAGGTCATGAGCACCCTGCGATAAGGCTGAGGGACGAGGTTGGGGCGCTTGTGAAGGTACCGGCTTTTCTTTTTGGGGAGGATCTGATAGTCCTTCCAGCGTTCAGCCCCTGGGCCTATGGTAACGATGTGCTAAGGGAGATAGTGTCGCCTTTCCTGAGGGCGTACGACGTTAGCAGAGTCCGTGTGCTCGTCCCTCTAGATGATGAACTCCTTGATTTTGGGGAGCTCGGAAAGCTCTCGCGCGTCCTTGGCTCGCTCGGGGGCTAA
- a CDS encoding HAD family hydrolase, producing the protein MIIAFDFDGTLADTYSCIEEAFKRALEKRYHWLPGKALWAKLLTKIELQFERPTFGKHKKKSKPPFFLRTKFFETWFEERAKLTKPIDDSPELLRKLKEAGHTVISFSAEDFIDGMKVRRLKEMGIYDLFDDVIVFGRDLTIEEAFQLVREKYGDEIFIWVDDKPWRFIGHGDENTEYVWYYFPFTARFIEKNRERLALIPHMHIIRDLWSIFDVIERVKGERSS; encoded by the coding sequence ATGATAATAGCGTTTGACTTCGACGGAACCCTTGCTGACACTTACTCGTGTATTGAGGAGGCCTTCAAGAGAGCACTGGAGAAACGCTACCACTGGCTTCCGGGGAAAGCTCTCTGGGCGAAGCTCCTCACCAAGATAGAGCTCCAGTTCGAGAGACCGACTTTTGGAAAGCACAAGAAGAAGTCAAAGCCGCCTTTCTTCCTGAGGACGAAGTTTTTTGAGACCTGGTTCGAGGAGAGGGCAAAGCTGACGAAGCCGATAGACGACTCCCCCGAACTGCTGAGGAAGCTCAAGGAAGCCGGCCACACCGTTATCTCGTTCTCGGCGGAAGACTTCATCGACGGCATGAAGGTAAGAAGGCTGAAGGAGATGGGCATCTACGACCTCTTCGACGACGTTATAGTCTTCGGGAGGGACTTAACGATAGAGGAGGCATTTCAGCTCGTCCGCGAGAAGTATGGAGACGAGATCTTCATCTGGGTGGACGACAAGCCTTGGCGCTTCATCGGCCACGGCGACGAGAACACGGAATACGTCTGGTACTACTTCCCGTTCACTGCTAGGTTCATCGAGAAGAATAGGGAAAGGCTCGCCCTGATTCCGCACATGCATATAATCCGCGACCTCTGGAGCATCTTCGACGTCATCGAGAGGGTTAAGGGGGAGCGCTCATCCTGA
- the gcvPA gene encoding aminomethyl-transferring glycine dehydrogenase subunit GcvPA: MGRHYIPNSAHKEEMLKEIGFSAIEDLFSDVPKGMVKEFDLPEGKSEYEVFTEMNEILGKNKTVLEMPSFLGAGTYFHYVPAHVKYIIERSEFLTAYTPYQPEISQGMLQALFEYQSMMAELYGLPIVNSSMYDWGTAIAEAALMTVRLHRGKRKRFLILKALSPEKKAVIRTYTRGADLEIVEVPWDEKGQLDLEKLKEEVKDSAGVYVEMSNFFGLLEENVREIGEIAHEAGAYFVVGADPTMLGVFEAPGELGADIAVGEASYLGSPMNFGGPRAGVFAVKNDRSLIRQMPGRIIGMSKDADGKRAFVMTLQTREQHIRRAKATSNICSNEALVAVAAAIHLATLGPKGLAELGEIILKNTAYLKKRLSEVGEVPFEGIYFKDVPVRFEIPYDIIHERLLERGIHGGYYLGKHFPELGETALFAATETTRKEWVDRLVEALGEIISEAEL, encoded by the coding sequence ATGGGCAGACACTACATCCCGAACTCGGCCCACAAAGAGGAGATGCTGAAAGAGATAGGTTTTTCAGCCATCGAAGACCTATTCTCCGACGTTCCCAAGGGCATGGTCAAGGAGTTCGACCTGCCAGAGGGAAAGAGCGAATACGAGGTCTTCACCGAGATGAACGAAATTCTGGGCAAAAACAAGACCGTCCTTGAAATGCCCAGCTTTTTAGGAGCGGGCACGTACTTCCACTACGTTCCCGCACACGTCAAGTACATCATCGAGAGGAGCGAGTTCCTGACCGCTTACACCCCCTACCAGCCCGAGATAAGCCAGGGCATGCTCCAGGCCCTCTTCGAGTACCAGAGCATGATGGCCGAGCTCTACGGCCTCCCCATTGTGAACTCCTCCATGTACGACTGGGGGACTGCAATAGCGGAAGCGGCCCTGATGACGGTGAGGCTCCACAGAGGGAAGAGGAAGCGCTTCTTAATCCTGAAGGCCCTAAGCCCTGAGAAGAAAGCGGTGATTAGAACCTACACCCGCGGGGCAGACCTTGAGATAGTCGAGGTTCCCTGGGACGAGAAGGGCCAGCTCGACCTCGAAAAGCTCAAGGAGGAAGTTAAGGACTCAGCTGGAGTTTACGTCGAGATGAGCAACTTCTTTGGCCTCCTTGAGGAGAACGTTAGAGAAATCGGCGAAATAGCCCATGAGGCAGGGGCTTACTTCGTCGTTGGAGCAGACCCGACGATGCTGGGAGTCTTTGAAGCTCCGGGGGAGCTGGGCGCTGATATAGCCGTTGGGGAAGCATCTTACCTTGGAAGCCCGATGAACTTCGGCGGCCCGAGGGCGGGCGTCTTCGCGGTGAAGAACGACAGGTCCCTCATCCGCCAGATGCCGGGCAGGATAATCGGTATGAGCAAAGACGCGGACGGAAAGAGGGCCTTCGTGATGACGTTGCAGACGAGGGAACAGCACATAAGGCGCGCAAAGGCAACCTCTAACATCTGCTCAAACGAGGCGCTCGTTGCAGTTGCAGCCGCCATACACCTCGCAACGCTCGGGCCGAAGGGTCTGGCGGAGCTCGGCGAGATCATCCTCAAGAACACGGCCTACCTCAAGAAGCGCCTCTCAGAGGTCGGCGAGGTTCCCTTCGAGGGAATCTACTTCAAAGACGTGCCAGTTCGCTTTGAGATTCCCTACGACATCATCCACGAGAGGCTCCTTGAGAGGGGAATCCACGGCGGCTACTACCTCGGAAAGCACTTCCCAGAGCTGGGCGAGACAGCGCTCTTCGCGGCGACCGAGACAACGAGGAAGGAGTGGGTTGATAGGCTGGTTGAAGCGCTGGGAGAGATAATAAGCGAGGCGGAGCTGTGA